A single window of Thermotoga sp. Ku-13t DNA harbors:
- a CDS encoding sugar transferase: LIRPIRLDETLQFVNILKGDMSIVGPRPEQVPFVRDFEQMIPFYSYRHKVKPGLTGWAQIMYEYSSNFEEVKTKLPYDLWYVKNRSIFLDLRIILQTLEAVLWRRGAK; the protein is encoded by the coding sequence CTGATCAGACCGATACGGCTTGATGAAACACTACAGTTCGTGAACATTTTGAAGGGTGATATGAGCATAGTTGGGCCAAGGCCAGAACAAGTACCATTTGTGCGCGATTTTGAACAGATGATACCATTTTATTCGTACAGACACAAAGTAAAACCGGGACTTACCGGTTGGGCGCAGATAATGTACGAATACTCGTCTAACTTTGAGGAAGTGAAAACAAAACTGCCTTATGATCTCTGGTACGTGAAGAACAGAAGTATTTTCCTAGATCTCAGAATCATCCTTCAAACCCTGGAGGCTGTGTTATGGAGGAGAGGGGCTAAGTGA